DNA sequence from the Bombus pyrosoma isolate SC7728 linkage group LG12, ASM1482585v1, whole genome shotgun sequence genome:
AGAATACTTTAATACctaaattatcgtaattaagaTATCTATCGGCCATTGCACGCAACAAGCCCAGCCCTTTAGGGAACGAGAAAGGGTTTATGTTTACTCCTAAAACTGTCAGCTCCTTTAGGTAGATCTGTCgagaagtaaattaaaattaattacttatgCTTACCTGTTCGTGACATTGTATGAATAAACAATTAGTGGAAAAATGAGTCAGGAACATGTAAGCACGATGATACACGGTTGTGATTAACTTACCTGGAATGGCTCGATACTGAATTTCGCGTTGGGATTAGCGACTCCGAATATGCATAAGCGGCCACCTGATCCTAATAATGGAATCGCTGCTTGCACAGCTGCAGCCGAACCGCTACAGTCCACCACCACGTCGAATGTTTCCTTTAATTGTTCCGGGCTCTTTGCTTCGAAATCAAGATctgacaaatataaatataaataataaaatcaaactGTCTCTTAATTTGTGTTACGCAGTTAGTTATTCAAAatctcacgaaagtatttatatacatatgtaaaattgTGTGTATGTcataaaaacattttgaaatttcattataacattataatataaatttgactgttatattggtaaaatcattaaattatcATAACGTTAGTAATACATTAGTTAATGTCAGTATAAATTAATcagtgaaatttgaaatcaatgaTCAATCAATGGTGCTATTTATCTATTGATTAAGATTGAAGATAATTTTGTAAGTAGAAACTAAGAAATTATGTTGTTGTTACCGAGCTTGTTTAGCAGTTTCCGCCGTTTCTCTTGAGGCTCGCTGATCGTCACGGATTTCCTAAGACCGTGTAAGTGCAACATGCAGGCCCACAAAAGGCCAATGATACCGGCGCCAATTACGAGCACGTTACTACCAACGTTAACGCCGTTAAGTCGCTTCCATCCATGGGCCAAACACGAGAGAGGCTCGAGAAGGACAGCTTGCTGCAAGTCGACGCTATCGGGTATTACGTGAACCTGAAAAAAGTTCAAAAATGAACAACAACGATaaggaataataataatccttttacgcttttttttctatacatttatatatctattggGTTGTTCAGAAAATTCATAACGAAagttaaaaaagatttaactATTCTAACTATTCTAACTACAGAATTTCACGAGCTTCTTCTTCtacgatttttcgtttctttcgccgtgtgaaattgtaaaacgtcgtacgttaaaaaaaagacCAAGaatagcaaaattaaaaaaagctAGGAAAATCCCAATTTTATTAGTAGCCTTCGTTTCTCTCATAGGTGGAAGTCATGCGAGAAAAATAGAGGAcaaagtttcattattttttatatgcaaTATGGTCTAACGATTTTCCAAAGGATTTGATTAAACCCGTAGCCTTAATGAAAACGTAAACGGACCTGGGTTTCTGGTACGATAGCGTGCGTGGAGAATCCACCGTCTTTGTAGATTCCTATCGTGCTGTTTATGCCACCGGTTTTACAGTGCTGATAAGAGCCATCGTGACAATGGCTGCAAGTATTACAACCGGTGTTAGGGTCGACAGCTACCTTCTGGCCGACTTTAAAGCTTTTTACCAAGGAACCAACCGCGTCCACAGTCCCCGAGAATTCATGGCCAAGAGTCAGGAAACCTTCCTTCTTGCACGGAAATGATCCCTgaacgatagaaattttattttattattataccttAGAAtcaatgcaaaaatattagaagattataaagttataacAGTTGACTGTTTAGAGTAAGAGAACGTGGATATATGGTTGATGaatcaaatatcaaaatatgttCATCGGTTGCTTAAATACAGCCATTTGATAATGGAAACagtttaaacatattttccccttttcttctctttattcctcaaagataaaattgtttaaattatggTAATATATGACAGCATGTAACgatattaaagttattaaGGAAGCTTTTTATAAAGCTTTCCGCAAAAAGGAAATATCAACgacgataaattataaaagtacaaattctttatttgcattttattagaatttaaagaaacaaacgcAGGAAATTGCTGGCCTTTCTTTAGGCTATTTCCTCTATTAACCGTTTTGTACCGTAAATTGACATATCACGAGAGATCGCCTGAAAAAGAACGAGAATTATTGCCATGCTCGTGGTAATATTCCAATCAGTATAATGAGATTAAATGCACGGCAACGCGTGTGATCGATAAAGTGCACAGTGCACAGTTGCTATCGTGTTTGGCGAATATTTGTCAAAAGCGAGCGTTATATCACGCGGCCATAGCCTCTATCTCTTGAAATACTTGTACGTGTTAAGAAATTATGCGACATTCTCGTGGCACGACCATGGAATGCAACCGCGCACGAGACTCGTAGCGAAGTCTGCTCTATgaagtaaagaaaaagaagaagaagaaaaaaaagaacgttcTTTTGTCAAATATGCGAAGAAACAGATTACTATCGTCATGTAACGACAGTATATCTCGCATCCATATCCGATTAGCGTCAGCGAAAGcgatttcttatttttcttaaaagtggATCGTCTGTTTGTTTAAATACGTTATACCCGGTCAAGTAGAATTAAAGCAATAcgacaaaaagaaacaagtatTTGCAATCACGTTTCTGCttcgataaaagtaaattgTTAATATCGACAAGAACGCTTGCATTTCGTGGTAATTGCAAACATAAAACATCTGATAGCGATCGTTTTAACTGGACTGGTGGTTCTAGcgttaaataaaacgaaggtACTTcgatataagaaattttaatgcatTAAATGCAACTCGATTGAAAGCTGAATTAATCAGAAtcctaataaaataatacagtCAACACTCTGCTCAACAAAAAATGACATTTCACGTGCACCGACGAAATATGTCCTTacataataaatcatttttccgTATACTGTATCTAATAGGTCCTTATATAATAGATGACTTTTCCAATAAGCCCGTGTACACGTGACGTCGTACAATGAAACGTGATACATAATTAGACTgctgatttttatgcattta
Encoded proteins:
- the LOC122573316 gene encoding D-altritol 5-dehydrogenase-like, producing MLDRDIVTLYSTIRDSTSEIMEFLSFDVKNRTLALRRAEIPTPGPNEVRIRVAYSGICGTDLHILEGSFPCKKEGFLTLGHEFSGTVDAVGSLVKSFKVGQKVAVDPNTGCNTCSHCHDGSYQHCKTGGINSTIGIYKDGGFSTHAIVPETQVHVIPDSVDLQQAVLLEPLSCLAHGWKRLNGVNVGSNVLVIGAGIIGLLWACMLHLHGLRKSVTISEPQEKRRKLLNKLDLDFEAKSPEQLKETFDVVVDCSGSAAAVQAAIPLLGSGGRLCIFGVANPNAKFSIEPFQIYLKELTVLGVNINPFSFPKGLGLLRAMADRYLNYDNLGIKVFSLSQYREALDSLKKGEISKAVFKL